The Blautia pseudococcoides genome segment CGGTTTTACTTATTCTTCTTTGGGCAGGATGATATTCAGCAGTATAGCGATCAGGGTCGCCAGCACAACCGGAGATTTGCCGAAAATCATGGTTACCCAGCTTGGGAAGGTGGCAAGGGCTGCAGCTGCCTGGGAAATTCCCATTCCAAGTGCAGCTGCCAGGCCTACAATGGAAGTGTTCCTGTAGTTCATATCCTCAGAGGTGATGAGCTTCATACCTGTCATTGCAATGGAGGCAAACACAGATACAGTAGCGCCGCCCAGAACGCACTGGGGAATGGTGGTGAGCAGTGCGGAAAACTTGGGAATCAGTCCCGCCACACCCAGGATAATGGCTGCCAGCCCCAGAACACAACGGTTCACCACCTTCGTGGTTGCCACAATACCTACATTCTGGCTGTAGGTAGCTGTGGGAAGTCCGCCGAACACGGCACTGATAATATTCATAATCCCGTATCCCACAATGCCGCCCTGCAGCTCTTTGTCACTGGGTTGTCTGCCAAGCCCGCCCACAGTCGTTGCCGTGAAGTCACCGATGGCCTGGACGGAGTTGATGGCAAAGAGAAGGCCGATGGCTACACAGGATGACACCTCAAAATTAATGCCGAAATGCATAACCTGCGGGAGCTGGAACACGCTGGCGGATGCCACGCTGCTGAAACTGACCATGCCGAAAAAGGCGGAGACCACGTATCCGGCAACCATACCGATCAGGATAGAAGCCAGCTTCACAATGCCTTTTCCAAAGTGGTTCAGTACAGTTACGACCACAAGAGTAAATATGGCTACTGCCCAGTTCTGCCAGGAACCGTAGGTCTCGCTGCTGGTACCGCCTGCCATATAGTTGATGGCAGTGGGATACAGGGACAGGCCGATGGTAAACACAACAGTCCCGGTGATCAGAGGTGGAAAGAACACCCTGATCTTCCGGACAAGCAGTCCCACAACAATAGCTACACAGCCGCCCGCGATCTGAGATCCAAGTATGGTCGCAACACCATACCCCTCGGCAATGGCCTGCATACTGGGCACATAGGCAAAGCTGACGCCCATGATGACCGGCAGGGAGGAACCGATGTGGAATCCGCTTTTGGTGCCCAGAGGAAAAAGCTGGAGCAGTGTGGAAATTGCGGACACAAAAAGAGCTGCCTGGATAAGGATGACCTTGTCTCCCTGAGACATACCTCCTCCGCTAACAGCACCTGAAACAATAATGGCCGGTGTAACACAGCCAACGATCATGGCGACTACATGCTGCAGTGCCAGCGGCAGTACCTGCCGGAACGCGGGAATGCCTTCCAGTTCAAAGATACTTCCTTTACCGATTTCCATTCCTTTCATTATGTAATTACCCCCATTTGATTTTCCGAAACATCATGGCCCGGAGTGTTTGAAATTTCCTTCCTGTTATCTGTCCGCCCCACTCTTGTGGTCAAATTGCTGTCCCTGGAAACATTTTATGAAACACGATATGTTAGATTACTATAATATTAGCAAATGGGCGGACTATAGTCAATGGAAAAATACAAAATATTTTAGATAATCTAAAAATTTTTGTATAATATGATTGAGAATGCCATGTTGCACCTTACAGAGAATAATGGTAAAATCAAAAAAGATGCTTTCCGGTTACCGGACACTGAGTGGACGGTAACGCTTTCCAAGAGACAGGAACAAATATAAAAGAGAGCTGCAGGACTTAATTATGAACTATATTGTATTTGATTTGGAATGGAATCAGTGCCCCTACGGAAAGGACAGGGAGAATAAACGGCTGCCCTTTGAGATTATCGAGATAGGAGCGGTGAAGCTGGATGAGAACAGAAATATGACGGACCAGTTTCATGAGATTGTCAAGCCTTCTGTGTACCACAGGCTGCACTACCGCACAAAAGAAATACTACATATTGATAAACAGACACTGGAAAACGGGGTACCATTCTCAAAGGCGGTCCGCAGGTTCCTGAACTGGTGTGGAGAAGATGTGATGTTCTGTACCTGGGGCCCCTCCGATCTGGTGGAGCTGCAGCGTAATATGAAATACTACAGGCTGACTTACCTTTTGGAAGGTCCTCTCCGCTATTATGATGTGCAGAAGCTGTTCGGCATTGCATGTGAGGGTGACAAGACCAGCCGTTCCCTGGAATACGCCATTGACTATATGGAGCTTAGCAAAGGAGAAAACTTCCACAGGGCCCTGAACGATGCTGTCTACACCGCCGGGATATTCGCACGTCTGCCCATGGACACAGTGAGAAAGTTCTTTTCTATTGACTGCTATCAGAATCCCAAGTCAAAAAGCGAGGAGATCCACACGGTATTTGATGACTATTCTAAATACATCTCCAGGGAATTTCCTACAAAAGAGGAGACCATGAAAGACCGTGAAGTGGTGAGTACACGTTGCTTTTTCTGCGGAAAAACCGCCAAGAAGAAGATTCGCTGGTTTTCCCTTAATCCCAAGACCCACATGTGCCTGGCCTTCTGCCCTGAACACGGTTACTTCCGCGGCAAGGCAAGACTAAAAAGGACAGATGAGGGGAACTATTATGTGGTCAAGACCGTAAAGAAGATCAGCGAGGAAGAGGCAGAGGAAGTAAGACAGAAACGGGATGTGCTGAGAAAAAAGAGACGCGCAAAGAGACATCAGGATTATTATTAGAAGGAAAAACCCCATCGGAAAGCTGCCGGGAATCGGCGGCCTTCCGATGGGGTTTTGCTATTGGTCATTGTCCGGCATCTCCGGGCCTTTGCCCAGTAGAATGTGGGTGCCTGTCTTCACATCACTCATCATTTTTTATTCTTTTTGCTTCTCTTTCTCCGGTGTCTCTTGATTTTTATGATTAGAAGCACAATATAGAAGATCACCGCAGTTACCAGGAAAATAAGCGCCGGATATTTCCATTTGGGCATGTTCTGGAAATTATATTTGAGTTCCTGAAAAAAATCGCCCAGGGAAGAGGATGAGGTCTTAGGCGTTCGGCCGGCAGAGGCGCTGCTTTGAGCTGCCGCCCTGGCTGTATTGGCAGGGGAACTTTTGGCTGTTTCCAGAAATTCCGACAGTGTAAGGGTTGGACAGACTTCCGCATGGCTGACAGCCAGGAGCTGTTCCCCCAGATAGTACTCTGTGGTCTGGTTCTTCTTATCTAAGCTGGTCTTCCTGGTCAGATCCTCAACAGGCAGGTCTGCGGGCAGGTCTACCGTCACGGTATCTGTAAAGCGCGTCATCATTTTGGATTTTGTCAGGTTATATAGATAGCGTTCAATGGGCAGAGGCTTCAGGCACTGGACTTCCCCCTTCTGGGCAAGAACCGCCTTGTGAAAATTGGAGAAGCCATAGTCGAGCAGTGCTGCAGTGTCCGGGTATTGATAGACGGCATTGTCGGCCAGAACAACGGAGATAAGGTACATGCCGTTTCTCTGGGCATAGGTCACCAGGGTATTTCCCGCATCACTGGTATATCCGGTCTTCCCTCCCAGGCAGCCGTCATAATGCAGATCCCCTGTTACCAGCATTTTGTGATGGTTGTTCAGCCAGCGTTCTTCATCTGTGATGTTTGTCTTGGGTTCAATGTAGTATTCTTCGCCAATGATACTGCGGAAGGTTTCATTCTTGAACGCTTCCCTGGCAATGTTGGCGAGGTCCCTGGCTGTGGTGTAATGTTCCGGGTCGTGGAGGCCGTTGGCGTTGACAAAATGGGTATTTTTGCAGCCCAGCTCCTCAGCCCTGGCATTCATCATATTTACAAAGTCAGGGATACTGCCGCCCACGAATTCTGCCACACCGGAGGAGACTTCATTGGCAGAAGCCAGAAGGATGGCGTACAGACTTTGTTCCATTGTAAGTATTTCACCCGGTTTGACGCCGATATGTGTGCTGCCGGGTTCAATGCCGTTTACAGCTTCGGCTGAGAAGGTGACCTGATCTGTAAGGGCGCTGTTTTCGATTGCCACCAGGGCGGTCATGATTTTTGTGGTACTGGCCGGATAGCGTTTTTCATCAATACCTTTGGCATAGAGTATCTCACCTGTCTCTGCATCCATGAGGATGGCAGTTTCCGCCGCTACCTGAGGGCCTGTGGGCCAACCGGGAGTGGCATCGGACTGGACTTCCCAGTTGTAGCTGTCAGGCGGGGCGTTTGGGTCCTTTGGCGTTTCAGCCGCATTTGGGCCGGCAGGAGCCTGCGCTGTGTTCTGCTGTGCTCCGTATATGGTGGTCCGGCCGCTGCCAAGGAGCAGGCAGGAGGACAGGACCAGGGCGTTTATCCATAATCTGGGTCTTTTCACAATAAAATCCTCATTTCTTAAAGGCTTTAATCATTATAAGAGATTTTTTCCCCGGTTACAAGCCCTTTTCCCAAACAAAGCTATTGACAAAATAGTGTATTAGTGTTATGGTTAATTACACAAGTAATGAACCATATGACCAATGCACGATACATATTCTTGAAAGAGAGGAGTGGGATACTTGCAGGAATTACTGAGTCAGGAAAAGTCCATATATTTACAGATCAAGGAGATGATAGAAAATGACATTATCCGTGACATCCTGCTGGAAGAGGAGCGGGTGCCCAGTACCAACGAGCTGGCAAAGCTCTACGCCATTAACCCGGCAACGGCGGCTAAGGGTGTGAATCTTCTGGTGGATGAAGGTACTTTGTACAAGAAAAGGGGGATTGGAATGTTTGTTGCAGCGGGAGCAAAGCAGAGTATTGTAAAGAAAAGAAAAAACAGGTTTTTTGATGACTATATCAGGAGCCTTCTGACAGAAGCAGCAAGCCTGGGAATTACCAAGGAGGAGCTGATAGATATGATAGCAGCTGGAAAAGGGGAGGAAGTAAAATGAGTGAGATGGTTTTAAAATGTGAGAATCTGGTAAAACGGTATAAAGATAAAAAGGCATTGGATAACGTAAGCCTTACCCTGGAGAAAGGGAAGATATATGGACTGATCGGAAGAAACGGCGCGGGCAAGACAACACTTTTATCTATTCTGACGGCTCAGAATCCGGCCACACACGGAACGGTCACATTGGCCGGACAGCCGGTCTGGGAGAATGAGTCCTCCCTTTCTCATCTTTGCTTTTCAAGGGAGATAAATGCAAATGTGAATGCCGGCGGGATCGGCGGGCTGAAGATAAAAGATTATCTCAAAATGGCAGAGACATATATGCCTCATTGGGATAAGGAGATGGCGGAACATCTGCTGGACATTTTCCATTTGGACAGGAAAAAAAGAATTTCCAAGCTCTCAAAGGGCATGACCTCTATGATCACCATAATTGTGGCGCTTGCCAGCAAGGCGGAATTTACTCTGCTGGATGAACCCGTGGCAGGACTTGATGTGGTGGCGAGAGAGCAGTTTTACAGAATCCTGCTGGAGGAGTATACAGAGACAGGGCGTACCTTTGTCATATCCACCCACATTATCGAGGAGGCAGCAGACTTGTTTGAGGAGGTTATTATCCTGCACAACGGCAGGATGCTTCTGAAGGAAAACACCCAGGAACTTCTGGAAAGCTGTGTGCATGTCAGCGGGAAAGGGGAGGATGTGGATGGGGCAACAGCAGGGCTTGTCAAATACAGGGAGGAGAGCATCGGAAGGAGTAAAAGTGTGACTGTAAAGCTGGAGCCGGGACAGAGGCTGGAGAGCACGGAGAATGTTACGGTACAGCCTATGAATCTCCAGAAAATATTTGTGGCAATGTGCGGCGGGGAGGTGTAGCAATGAAAAAATGGAGAATGTTCATTGAATCAGCGTTACAGGTTATAGGAATGTCCATTGTGGTAGTGCTGGGGATCACACTGCTGACCGGAGGGCAGATCCACATGGGGCTTTCTGATTCATCGGGTGGCCAGGTGGTTTCTGATCTGCCTGCCAAAATGATCTTTGTCAGTATCTTTATCGGGTCAGTAACTTCCTCCAGTGTCTATTCAAGCTATATACCTGCCGCCATGTGCCTGAACTGCAGGCGTATAGATGTATTGATAGGAATGCAGACCATGAAGTTTATAATTGCCGTGCTTATGGCTGTCATCACTATACTGCTGTTCCAGATTGGCGGCTGGCAGTTTATGAATGGGGATGTGAGACTGGAACTGGTGGCGATCGCATTCTGTGCTATGATACTCGTTGTGTCTCTGGGGGAGGTTGTGGGACTTATTTATCTGCGGTTTCACAAGATAGGCATGATGATCATGGTAATGTTTTTCGCGGCAGGCGGTGGGGCTCTTGGGGTATTTGTAGCCATGGATCTCAAGAAAAGCATTTCTTTTAATTTTGAGTTTGCCAACATTCTTTTATACGCAGCCATAGCCGCGGCAGTGGTATGGGTATTGGATATTTTCATTTCAAGGCGCCTGCTTGCAGGTCTTGAGGTCCGGTAGAGGAGGAGAATTATGTGGAAATCAATAAAAGGCCAGGTAAAACTGGAGCTTTGTGACATAAGTGTTTATCTTGCCACGGAGATTGGATTGTGTGTACTGGGTATGGCGATTATGATCTGTATACAGATTTTTGGTCATGAGAAAAGTTATTTTCTGATAGGCAGCATGATAGCCACGTTAGGAGTGCTGTTCATGGTGTTGTTTGGAAATATATTCGGCATGTGTATGGGATTTGATGTGGCAGTCAGTATGGGAAAGACAAGACGGTATTATGTGCCGTCAGCGGTGATCACTTACTTTATGATGACTTTGCTGCTGGTGGCTGGGCTGTTTGTGCTCATTAGGGTGGAGACAGGGGTGTACGCCATTCTGTTCCCGGAAAAAATAAAGGAGAGCATCCCCGTGCTGACAAAATTCACACTGCCCTGGGTCG includes the following:
- a CDS encoding uracil-xanthine permease family protein, with protein sequence MKGMEIGKGSIFELEGIPAFRQVLPLALQHVVAMIVGCVTPAIIVSGAVSGGGMSQGDKVILIQAALFVSAISTLLQLFPLGTKSGFHIGSSLPVIMGVSFAYVPSMQAIAEGYGVATILGSQIAGGCVAIVVGLLVRKIRVFFPPLITGTVVFTIGLSLYPTAINYMAGGTSSETYGSWQNWAVAIFTLVVVTVLNHFGKGIVKLASILIGMVAGYVVSAFFGMVSFSSVASASVFQLPQVMHFGINFEVSSCVAIGLLFAINSVQAIGDFTATTVGGLGRQPSDKELQGGIVGYGIMNIISAVFGGLPTATYSQNVGIVATTKVVNRCVLGLAAIILGVAGLIPKFSALLTTIPQCVLGGATVSVFASIAMTGMKLITSEDMNYRNTSIVGLAAALGMGISQAAAALATFPSWVTMIFGKSPVVLATLIAILLNIILPKEE
- a CDS encoding GntR family transcriptional regulator — translated: MQELLSQEKSIYLQIKEMIENDIIRDILLEEERVPSTNELAKLYAINPATAAKGVNLLVDEGTLYKKRGIGMFVAAGAKQSIVKKRKNRFFDDYIRSLLTEAASLGITKEELIDMIAAGKGEEVK
- a CDS encoding 3'-5' exonuclease — protein: MNYIVFDLEWNQCPYGKDRENKRLPFEIIEIGAVKLDENRNMTDQFHEIVKPSVYHRLHYRTKEILHIDKQTLENGVPFSKAVRRFLNWCGEDVMFCTWGPSDLVELQRNMKYYRLTYLLEGPLRYYDVQKLFGIACEGDKTSRSLEYAIDYMELSKGENFHRALNDAVYTAGIFARLPMDTVRKFFSIDCYQNPKSKSEEIHTVFDDYSKYISREFPTKEETMKDREVVSTRCFFCGKTAKKKIRWFSLNPKTHMCLAFCPEHGYFRGKARLKRTDEGNYYVVKTVKKISEEEAEEVRQKRDVLRKKRRAKRHQDYY
- a CDS encoding D-alanyl-D-alanine carboxypeptidase family protein is translated as MKRPRLWINALVLSSCLLLGSGRTTIYGAQQNTAQAPAGPNAAETPKDPNAPPDSYNWEVQSDATPGWPTGPQVAAETAILMDAETGEILYAKGIDEKRYPASTTKIMTALVAIENSALTDQVTFSAEAVNGIEPGSTHIGVKPGEILTMEQSLYAILLASANEVSSGVAEFVGGSIPDFVNMMNARAEELGCKNTHFVNANGLHDPEHYTTARDLANIAREAFKNETFRSIIGEEYYIEPKTNITDEERWLNNHHKMLVTGDLHYDGCLGGKTGYTSDAGNTLVTYAQRNGMYLISVVLADNAVYQYPDTAALLDYGFSNFHKAVLAQKGEVQCLKPLPIERYLYNLTKSKMMTRFTDTVTVDLPADLPVEDLTRKTSLDKKNQTTEYYLGEQLLAVSHAEVCPTLTLSEFLETAKSSPANTARAAAQSSASAGRTPKTSSSSLGDFFQELKYNFQNMPKWKYPALIFLVTAVIFYIVLLIIKIKRHRRKRSKKNKK
- a CDS encoding ABC transporter ATP-binding protein, producing MSEMVLKCENLVKRYKDKKALDNVSLTLEKGKIYGLIGRNGAGKTTLLSILTAQNPATHGTVTLAGQPVWENESSLSHLCFSREINANVNAGGIGGLKIKDYLKMAETYMPHWDKEMAEHLLDIFHLDRKKRISKLSKGMTSMITIIVALASKAEFTLLDEPVAGLDVVAREQFYRILLEEYTETGRTFVISTHIIEEAADLFEEVIILHNGRMLLKENTQELLESCVHVSGKGEDVDGATAGLVKYREESIGRSKSVTVKLEPGQRLESTENVTVQPMNLQKIFVAMCGGEV